The proteins below come from a single bacterium genomic window:
- the bioA gene encoding adenosylmethionine--8-amino-7-oxononanoate transaminase, with the protein MNSLVNIDRQSIWHPYTQHETALPPIAIKSAKGAVLYGEDGKEYLDLISSWWVNLHGHSHPKLVQAIKDQAEKIQQIMFAGFTHEPAALFAEKLIQVANSNLSDKYFSKVFYTDDGSTSVEAALKIAHQSWKNQGENQRRIFFALDGAYHGDTFGAMSLGQSSGFFDNFKDLAFAVKTVKVPEHWCGKAALAEEEGQILEEFSKQLKLFATETVALIVEPLVLGASGMRCYRPQFLQALCEIARAAGLLVIFDEVMTGFGRTGKMFAYEHLDFVPDLVCLSKGITGGMLPLGATLVGEKLFKSFLGTSFSQALAHGHSYTANPLACAVALRSLELFSEEQSLEKVAQISNWYQAHLAKLAENEQVEKLRTLGTILAFDLKTDGAYGSQTSLDLRKFFLERGLLIRPLGNTIYLLPPYCIKESQLIQAVNGIIQALIY; encoded by the coding sequence TTGAATTCACTAGTAAATATAGATCGCCAAAGCATCTGGCATCCCTACACTCAGCACGAGACGGCACTGCCACCAATTGCGATTAAAAGTGCCAAAGGCGCGGTTTTATACGGGGAAGACGGCAAGGAATATCTCGATTTAATTTCTTCCTGGTGGGTCAATCTTCACGGGCATTCTCACCCTAAACTTGTTCAAGCAATTAAAGATCAAGCCGAGAAAATTCAGCAAATTATGTTTGCAGGCTTTACGCATGAGCCGGCAGCGTTATTTGCTGAGAAGTTAATCCAGGTTGCTAACAGTAATCTTAGCGATAAATATTTTTCCAAAGTTTTTTATACTGATGACGGTTCAACGAGCGTTGAAGCAGCTCTGAAAATCGCCCATCAATCTTGGAAGAATCAAGGTGAAAATCAGCGACGAATTTTTTTCGCACTGGATGGCGCCTATCATGGTGATACCTTTGGGGCGATGTCGCTTGGACAGTCGAGTGGGTTTTTCGATAATTTCAAAGATTTAGCCTTTGCCGTAAAGACTGTGAAGGTTCCAGAGCATTGGTGCGGTAAAGCAGCGCTTGCAGAGGAAGAAGGCCAGATCCTCGAGGAATTCTCCAAGCAGTTAAAATTATTTGCCACAGAAACTGTAGCCTTGATTGTTGAGCCGCTGGTGCTCGGGGCCAGTGGAATGCGTTGCTATCGGCCTCAGTTTCTTCAAGCGCTCTGTGAAATTGCGCGCGCCGCTGGTCTATTAGTAATTTTTGACGAAGTCATGACCGGCTTTGGCAGAACCGGAAAAATGTTTGCCTATGAACACCTAGATTTCGTGCCGGACTTAGTTTGTCTGTCTAAAGGAATTACCGGTGGGATGTTGCCCCTTGGAGCAACCCTTGTTGGAGAGAAACTATTTAAGAGTTTTCTTGGAACGTCTTTTAGTCAGGCACTTGCCCATGGGCATTCTTATACAGCAAATCCACTTGCTTGTGCTGTGGCGCTGAGGAGCCTGGAGCTTTTTTCTGAAGAGCAAAGCTTGGAGAAAGTTGCTCAAATCTCAAACTGGTATCAGGCGCATTTAGCTAAGCTGGCTGAGAATGAACAAGTTGAAAAACTTAGAACTTTGGGAACGATTCTTGCTTTTGACCTAAAGACTGATGGCGCTTACGGCTCGCAGACAAGCCTTGATTTACGAAAATTTTTTCTAGAGCGGGGGCTTTTAATTCGCCCACTCGGGAATACGATTTATTTACTGCCGCCCTATTGCATTAAAGAAAGTCAGTTGATACAGGCAGTTAACGGTATTATTCAAGCATTGATTTACTAG
- the paaZ gene encoding phenylacetic acid degradation bifunctional protein PaaZ, whose product MIIESYLEDQWIKGKAEGAAFYHAVSGDKLGQASSAGFDFKSALNYARRVGGPNIRKLTFHQRALKLKELAKYLTERKEEFYEVSKATGATRTDSWIDIEGGIGTLFVFSSKARRELPNQTVFVDGIMEGLSKGGTFVGQHICLPLEGVAIHINAFNFPCWGMLEKFAPTFIAGMPTIVKPATATCYLAQKMVRAMIESKILPAGSLQLVCGNLGDTFDHLTCQDVVTLTGSAATGQKLKTHPKIIENAVRFNLEADSLNCSILGRDVTPGKPEFEIFIKEVTREMTVKAGQKCTAIRRTIVPEGMEEAVLKALKQSLERVKLGDPSAEGVKMGPLASKEQVQAVISNFQKLKNEAELVYGNPEDFEVIGADRKCGAFFPALLLHADNPLTKESIHSVEAFGPVNTVMGYNSSDEAVELARLGRGSLVGSLVTADNNFAREVIAGVAPYHGRFVILNADCAKESTGHGSPMPHLVHGGPGRAGGGEEMGGMRAVMHYMQRTAVQGSPTTLGAICNTWMKGGEQIKDPVHPFRKYYEELQIGETLITENRLITPQDVDRFADLSGDHFYAHKLELGAQSIFEKQVAHGYFVLSASAGLFVDPAPGPVLANYGLENLRFTNPVFPGDSIHVRLTCKQKYPREGEDRGVVAWDVEVFNQDNLTVAVYTILTLVKMK is encoded by the coding sequence ATGATCATCGAAAGTTATCTTGAAGACCAATGGATTAAGGGTAAAGCAGAAGGCGCTGCTTTCTATCATGCAGTTTCTGGCGATAAGCTCGGCCAGGCTTCGAGCGCGGGCTTTGACTTTAAGTCTGCGCTAAATTATGCGCGCAGAGTTGGCGGTCCAAATATCCGCAAACTCACTTTTCATCAGCGCGCACTGAAACTTAAAGAACTTGCTAAGTATTTAACCGAGCGCAAAGAAGAATTTTACGAAGTCTCTAAAGCAACTGGGGCAACTCGCACAGATTCATGGATCGATATCGAGGGTGGTATCGGTACGCTCTTTGTTTTTTCCAGCAAGGCACGCCGAGAGCTTCCTAATCAAACAGTCTTTGTCGACGGAATTATGGAAGGGTTGTCAAAGGGCGGCACGTTCGTTGGTCAGCATATTTGTTTGCCGCTTGAAGGTGTCGCAATTCATATTAACGCTTTTAATTTTCCGTGCTGGGGCATGTTAGAAAAATTTGCCCCAACTTTCATTGCGGGCATGCCGACAATTGTCAAACCAGCAACTGCGACATGTTATCTCGCTCAGAAAATGGTGCGAGCGATGATTGAGTCGAAAATCTTACCTGCAGGAAGCCTGCAACTTGTTTGCGGAAATCTAGGTGATACTTTTGACCATCTTACGTGCCAAGACGTAGTCACGCTTACTGGCTCTGCAGCGACAGGGCAAAAATTAAAGACTCACCCTAAAATAATTGAAAATGCTGTACGCTTTAACCTCGAAGCTGATTCACTTAACTGTTCAATTCTTGGGCGTGACGTGACTCCGGGTAAACCGGAATTTGAAATTTTCATTAAAGAAGTCACGCGCGAAATGACGGTTAAAGCGGGGCAGAAGTGTACTGCAATTCGCCGCACGATTGTGCCTGAGGGTATGGAAGAGGCAGTACTTAAGGCCCTCAAGCAAAGTCTTGAGCGCGTTAAATTAGGAGATCCCTCAGCGGAAGGCGTGAAAATGGGGCCACTTGCTTCGAAGGAACAAGTGCAAGCTGTGATTAGCAATTTTCAGAAACTTAAAAATGAAGCTGAGCTTGTTTATGGGAATCCTGAAGACTTTGAAGTCATTGGCGCTGATCGTAAATGCGGAGCATTTTTCCCAGCGCTGCTTTTACATGCCGATAATCCTCTGACCAAGGAATCGATTCACAGTGTCGAGGCATTCGGACCGGTGAATACTGTCATGGGCTATAACTCAAGTGATGAAGCCGTTGAGCTTGCCCGGCTTGGGCGCGGAAGCCTTGTGGGATCGCTTGTCACGGCGGATAACAATTTTGCACGTGAAGTCATTGCCGGAGTTGCGCCGTATCATGGGCGGTTTGTAATACTAAATGCTGATTGCGCCAAAGAGTCTACTGGGCACGGCTCTCCAATGCCGCATCTTGTCCATGGTGGCCCGGGACGAGCAGGTGGCGGTGAAGAAATGGGGGGAATGCGGGCTGTGATGCATTACATGCAACGCACTGCGGTGCAAGGTTCTCCAACAACTCTTGGGGCGATTTGTAATACGTGGATGAAAGGCGGGGAGCAAATTAAAGACCCAGTGCATCCATTTCGTAAATACTATGAAGAACTTCAGATCGGGGAAACGTTAATCACGGAAAATAGATTAATCACGCCTCAGGATGTGGATCGCTTTGCGGATTTAAGTGGTGACCATTTTTATGCGCACAAGCTTGAGCTCGGAGCGCAATCAATTTTTGAAAAGCAAGTTGCGCATGGCTATTTTGTACTTTCTGCTAGTGCGGGACTTTTTGTTGACCCAGCCCCGGGGCCCGTGCTGGCTAATTATGGACTGGAAAATCTAAGATTTACCAATCCAGTTTTCCCTGGAGATTCAATCCACGTGCGCTTAACATGTAAGCAGAAGTATCCACGCGAAGGTGAAGACCGCGGAGTTGTGGCCTGGGACGTAGAAGTATTTAATCAGGATAATTTGACTGTCGCAGTGTATACGATTTTAACGCTGGTGAAAATGAAATAG
- a CDS encoding transferase hexapeptide repeat family protein, giving the protein MTSNIYAFQGFTPVVSPKAFVHPQATVTGNVIIGADVYIGPGARIRGDWGGIVIEDGCNVQENCTIHMFPGVEVRLEAGAHVGHGAVIHGARLGKNCLIGMNAVVMDNVEIGSGSIVGALTFVPADTKVPDRSVVVGNPGKVVKQVSNEMLEWKTDGTKLYQLLASQCLNELQACEPLREIPKNRPKQQANYFTWKNAKG; this is encoded by the coding sequence ATGACCAGTAACATTTATGCCTTTCAGGGCTTTACTCCAGTTGTCAGCCCCAAGGCTTTTGTCCATCCGCAAGCCACAGTCACAGGAAATGTAATTATCGGAGCTGATGTTTATATCGGTCCAGGGGCTCGGATTCGTGGAGATTGGGGTGGAATCGTGATTGAAGACGGCTGCAATGTGCAAGAAAATTGTACAATCCACATGTTCCCGGGGGTGGAAGTCAGGCTTGAGGCTGGTGCGCATGTTGGACATGGAGCGGTAATTCACGGCGCGCGTTTGGGCAAAAACTGCCTAATTGGAATGAATGCAGTCGTTATGGACAATGTTGAAATTGGCTCAGGCAGTATAGTTGGTGCTTTGACATTTGTTCCCGCTGATACAAAAGTTCCCGACCGCTCAGTTGTCGTTGGTAATCCGGGAAAAGTTGTGAAGCAAGTTAGTAATGAAATGCTTGAGTGGAAGACTGATGGCACTAAACTATATCAGCTCTTAGCCAGTCAGTGTTTGAATGAATTGCAAGCATGCGAACCCTTGCGCGAGATTCCAAAAAATCGCCCCAAGCAACAGGCGAATTATTTCACCTGGAAGAATGCGAAGGGTTAG